Below is a genomic region from Actinomadura sp. NAK00032.
GGATCAGCTGCCCGAGCCCCTCCAGCGCGTAGTACTCGCACTGGATCGGGATGAGCAGTTCGTCGCCGCCGACGAGCGCGTTCACGGTGAGCAGGCCGAGCGACGGCGGGCAGTCGATCAGCACGTAGTCGAACTTCTCGGTGTCGTAGGCGTCGAGCGCCCGTCGCAGCCGCGACTCGCGGGCCACCTTGGAGACGAGTTCGATCTCCGCGCCCGCGAGGTTGAGGGTGGCCGGCGCGCAGTACAGGTTCGGGATCTCCGGCGCCGGGACGATGATGTCCGCGAGCGCCATGTCCTCGATCAGCACGTCGTAGATCGACGGGACCTCCGCGTGGTGGTCGACGCCGAGGGCGGTGGACGCGTTGCCCTGCGGGTCGAGGTCTACCACGAGCACCTGCGCGCCATGCATGGCCAGCGACGCGGCGAGATTCACCGAGCTGGTGGTCTTGCCCACGCCGCCCTTCTGGTTGGCGATGGTGATCACGCGGCACCTGTCGGGCCGCGGCCACTCCCGTTCCCTGCGGCCCGACATCGCCTTCAGCGCGGTGACCGCTGTTTCATGTGAAACCTTGGCGTCCTTGAGCGCCTCGCGCACGAGTTCTGACTCCCCCTGGTTCGGTCCGCTGCGCGGCTCCGGCGGACGTGCGCCGGTGTTCGTCGGTACGTATCCGACGTTCTCCGCGGTACCGGACGTCGTGCTACCCCACATCGCGTGCCCCGAGGGCGTGCTCCCCGGGGCGGTCCCCTGGCCGGATCCCGGCGCCGTCCGCGGGGCCGGGACTCCCTCTGTCCCGCCGGCGGACGGCTGGGCCCCCTCGCCCAGGCCGGACGGCTGCTCGTCGGGGGATTCGTCGGCGCGGTCAGGCCGGCCCAGTCCTGGTCCCGTGCTCATGAAGACCTCTTCCTCGACCCTCTGGCACGCCGCGGCGCGCGCTGTCGTCGCCCGACAACCTCTCCTCGGCCGGCGACCACACGGACGAGTGTTGTCGGCGGGTCGACCATACCGCGCCCGACTTGGAGCAGTTCCGCCGAGCGCGCCCCGAGCCGCTTCAGCACGGGCTCCGCCTCGTCCAATTCGGTCTGGGCCCGTTCCCCCTTGAGCGCGAGGAGTTCCCCGTCCGGGCGGAGGAGGGGGAGCGCCCATTTCGCCAGGCGTTCGAGAGGCGCGACGGCTCGCGCGGTGACCACGTCCACCGCGAACTCCTTCACCACCTCCTCGGCCCGGGCCCGGCGCACCTCGACGTTCGGCAGGTCGAGCAGTTGGACGCACTCTTCCAAGAAGGTGGTGCGGCGCAGCAGCGGCTCCAGCAGCGTGATCCGCAGATCGGGCCGGACGATCGCGAGGACGATGCCGGGCAGCCCCGCGCCGGAGCCGATGTCCACAACATGCGCATCTGCCGGGACGGCCTCGGACACCACCGCGCAGTTGATCAAGTGGCGTTCCCAGAGCCGGTCGACCTCACGCGGCCCGATGAGCCCGCGTTCAACCCCCGCATCGGCGAGAAACGCCGCATAACGCTCCGCGACCGGCAGCGCGTCCCCGAAAACCTCACGTCCAATGCCCATCAGACGAATCGTTCCACAAAACCCGGCGGCGGCGTACACGCGAAACGTGCCGGTGCAGCGTCCAGGCGGAGGGTTGCACGACCCTTGCGTTATGGCGAGAACCACATGACCCCACTGCATATTCGGGACCTGCCGGGTAGAGGTGCCGTGTCGCCCGACCGTCCCCCCGGAAGGAGCTCCGAGCCATGGGAATCGGAGTCAGTCTCGCTTTCATCGCCGTGGGCGCGATCCTCGCGTTCGCGCTGCGCGTCGACCTCAGCGGCGTCGATATTCACCTGGTCGGCTGGATCCTCATCGTGGTGGGGCTCTTCAGCATGGGCTTCACCCTCAAGTACACGCGCCCCCGCCGGAGCGCCGGACGCGTCGTCGGCGCCGACCCCGCCTACGGCGACGAGCCCGGAACCATCGTCCGCGAAGAGCACATCATCGAGGACCCCGCACCCCTGGGACGTCCGGCCGAGCGAGTCGAACGCGTGATCGAACACCCTGCCGACGAGGGCGTGACCCACGGGCACGTCGCCCAGGACCCGGAGTTCGCCCAGGACCCCGCGCACGCGCAGGACCCCGCGGAGGAGAACAGCACTTCCGTCGTGGACGCAGGCGACCGCATCCCACCCCAGCGCCGCCGATGGCGCCGCACCGCCCGCCGATAACCCGTTCGGCAGGCACCCGGTGAGCCGCACGCGATCGACCGCGTCCGACACCTCCGCCCGGCGGCCGCCGCCTACCTGGCGCCCCCACGCAAGCCGCTCTCCCGGCACAAGGCATCCCAAACAACCTGACCCCGCCCCCACGAGCCACGCCGGCGGCGCGAGCCAGACCGCCCACACAAGCCGCACCGCCGGCACGAGGCACACGCCCCCGCGGGCCACGCCAGCTTCACGAGCCGCACCGTCCAACAAGGCACGCCGCCCGCGCAAGCCGCACCGCCCTCACGAGGCACGCCACCCGCGCAAGCCGCACCGCCCACACGAGGCACACCGCCCCCGCAGGCCACGCTGGCGGGGCGAGCCAGACCGTCCGCACAAGCCACACAGGCGGCGCCGCCCGCACGGTCCCGCACGAGCCACAGCGCACCCAGGCCACACCGCCCCCTGCGGGCCACGCCAGCGGCACGAGCCGCACCGACCGCACGAGGCACGCCACCCCCGCACACGCTGGCGACGCGAGCCACGCCGGCGGGGCGAGCCAGAACGTCCGCGCGAGCCGCACCGCCCGCACAAGCCACACAGGTGGCGCGGACTGCACCGCCCGCACAAAGCCACACAGGCGGCGCGGACTGCACGGTCCGCACGAGCCCACAGCGCCCCCAGGCCACACCGCCCCCGCGGGCCACGCCGTCCAGGCCGCCCGCGCCGGCCGGGCCCGTCCGTGTGGGCTGGGGCTTTGGTGGTGGGCCGGGCCCGTCCGTGTGGCGCCGCGCCGTCCGTGTGGGCCGCGCCTTCCGTGTGGGCCGGGGCTTTCGTGTGGGCCGGGGCTTTCGTGTGGGGGAGCGTTAGTGGGGTGGCGCGGGGCGAGGTGGTTCGTGCCAGAGGGGTGCGGGTGGTGAGAGTCGGTGACGGAAGGCTGCGGGCGTGACGTTCAGGGGTGGGTGATGGTGTAAGGGCCTGCCCGGTGTGCTTTGGCGGCGGTGCACACCGGGCTACCGAGGGCCCCGCGTCGGCCAGGGCGCGGGGCCCTCCCATGGTCGGCGGCTCCCGCAACCCGCCACCGAGCAACTCGACGTCGAGCTCGGCCCTGTCTTCGTCACCTTCGTCCTCGCCGAGGAGATCGACCGTGCCCAGGTCCAGGCCGCCCTGGTGAAGGTCATGGCCTAACGCCGGGCCATGGGGGCGCTTCCCTGGTCTCGGTGCGCGTGTTCATGGCGTGGCCCCCTTCGAGTTGGATCCGCTGGCTCCATGGTCGAGCCTCTCCCGGTCGTCCCCACCATGAATCGGAAGTTGTGGATAACCCCCAGACGGCGCACAACGCGCCGGGCAGGTTGGGGGCCTGCTATCTGCGATGGTTCCGGGTCGCGGAGTGCTCCCGGTCATGGATCGGGAGGTGTGGATAACTCGGGTAGGCGAGGGGAATGCGAACGGCCCCGGTGCCGGGAGGCAGCGGGGCCGTTCGGAGGGTCGGTCAGGCGGGGTAGACCACGACGTAGCGGTCGGGCTCCTCGCCCTCGGACTCGCTGCGGAGGCCGGCCGCGGCGACCGCGTCGTGGACGATCTTGCGCTCGAACGGGGTCATCGGGGCGAGCGGCTTGGACTCGCCGGCCTGCTTGACCTCGTCCGCGACGTCCGTGCCGAGCTTGGTGAGCTCCGCGCGGCGGCGCTCGCGGTAGCCGCCGATGTCGAGCATGAGGCGGGTGCGGTTGCCGGTCTGGCGGTGGACCGCCAGCCGGGTCAGCTCCTGCAGCGCCTCCAGGACCTCGCCGCGCTTGCCGACCAGCTCGTCCAGCGAGGCGCCGACGACGGCGACCATCGCGCGCTCGCCCTCGACGTCCATGTCGATGTCGCCGTCGTAGTCACCGATGTCCAGCAGGCCCTCGATGTAGTCGGCGGCGATCTCGCCTTCCTGTTCGAGCGCCTGCACGTCGACCTCGGTGGTGTCGGTCTGGCTCAACGGTGACTCCTTCTCCGGCACGTGCTCGGGGTTCAAACTAGCGCTTCTGGGTGCCGCTGCGCTTGCTGCGCGGCTTGCGGGTCGGCTGGTTGCGCACGACCTTCGGCTTGTCCTCGGGCTCGGGGTCCGCCTCGGGCTCCTTCTTCAGCCTGGCCTTGGCCTTCGCGCCGGACGGCGACTGGCCGTTCTTGGCCGCGGCAGCCCGCGAACCGGCCGTCTTGGTGCCGGGCTTCGTGCCCGCCTTGGTGCCGGCCTTAGTCCCGGCCTTGGTGCCGCTCTTGGCCGTGCCGGTGGTCGTCGCGGCCTCGCCGTCGGTGCTGGGCGGCGGGTACTTCTTGTAGATGTAGTGCTGCTGCGCCAGCGTCCAGCTGTTGGACGTGACCCAGTACATGAGGACGCCCAGGGGGAAGCCGAGGCCGAAGAGGCCGAACAGCGGCGCGAGGAAGACCATCATCTTCTGCGCCTGCATCATCGGGTTGGCGTCGTCGGTGACGGGCTGCCGCTTCATGCTGGCGCGGACGGTGAAGAACGTCGTGCAGGAGCTGATCACCACGGCGATGCCGGTGACGATGATCGCGGTCCAGCTCTTGGGGTCGGCGCCCCACGCGTTCAGGAAGGTGTCCGGGATGTGCGCGCCGAAGATGTTGGCGTGCTGCGCGCTCGCCACCAGGTCGGAGGAGACCGCGAAGACGCTCTCGCCGGGCTTGGCGTCGGAGATGCGCTTCAGGGTCTGGAACAGCCCGATGAAGATCGGCATCTGCACCAGGAGCGGCAGGCAGCCCGACAGCGGGTTGGCGCCGTTCTCCTGGTAGAGCTTCATGACCTCCTGGTTGAGGCGCTGCTTGTCGTTCTTGTACTTCTTGCGAAGCGCCTGGACCTTCGGGTTCAGCTCCTGCATCTTCCGTGAAGCGTGGATCTGCTTCACGAAGAGGGGGACGAGTATCAGCCGCAGCAGGACGGTGAGCAGGATGATCGAACCGCCCCACGCCCATCCGCTGTCCTTGGGGACGACCGTACTGAGCCCCGTGTGAATCCACACGATGAGCTGAGAGACGATCTCGTACAACCAATCAAGCACCGGGCAGCTCCTTGGGCTCTGCTAGGGCGTGGCCGCTCTCCTCGCGGCCGGAGTTCGAGGAGGCCGCCGTGGAGCGCTGCTGAGGGGTCGTCCCCCCAGATTCCCCGGAGAAGACGGACGGTCCCTGAGTGAACGCGTCCCGTGACTCCCCGGATTCCCCGTCCCCGGACTCACCGGAGGGGGGTTCGGACGTCTTCTTAGGCGGCACCGGGTCGTAACCCCCGGGGTTGAAGGGCTGGCACCGCGCGATGCGGCGGGCCGTGAGCCACGTGCCGCGCGCCGCCCCGTGAACCTGGAGCGCCTCCAGGCCGTACGCACTGCACGAGGGGTGGAAGCGGCACTGCTGCCCGAGCAGGGGACTCAAGAAGCGGCGGTAGGCGCGGACGAAAAGGATCAGTACGCGCGCGACGGGGCCCGGACGGGCCTCCTCGTGCTGCGCGGGGGACGCGGTCCCCTGCC
It encodes:
- a CDS encoding ParA family protein — encoded protein: MREALKDAKVSHETAVTALKAMSGRREREWPRPDRCRVITIANQKGGVGKTTSSVNLAASLAMHGAQVLVVDLDPQGNASTALGVDHHAEVPSIYDVLIEDMALADIIVPAPEIPNLYCAPATLNLAGAEIELVSKVARESRLRRALDAYDTEKFDYVLIDCPPSLGLLTVNALVGGDELLIPIQCEYYALEGLGQLIRTVDLVKAHLNQKLKVSTILLTMYDARTRLAAQVAEDVRNHFGDVVLNTVIPRSVRVSEAPSYGQSVMTYDPGSSGALAYSEAASEMAHGGAVQ
- the rsmG gene encoding 16S rRNA (guanine(527)-N(7))-methyltransferase RsmG, coding for MGIGREVFGDALPVAERYAAFLADAGVERGLIGPREVDRLWERHLINCAVVSEAVPADAHVVDIGSGAGLPGIVLAIVRPDLRITLLEPLLRRTTFLEECVQLLDLPNVEVRRARAEEVVKEFAVDVVTARAVAPLERLAKWALPLLRPDGELLALKGERAQTELDEAEPVLKRLGARSAELLQVGRGMVDPPTTLVRVVAGRGEVVGRRQRAPRRARGSRKRSS
- a CDS encoding DUF6458 family protein, with translation MGIGVSLAFIAVGAILAFALRVDLSGVDIHLVGWILIVVGLFSMGFTLKYTRPRRSAGRVVGADPAYGDEPGTIVREEHIIEDPAPLGRPAERVERVIEHPADEGVTHGHVAQDPEFAQDPAHAQDPAEENSTSVVDAGDRIPPQRRRWRRTARR
- a CDS encoding R3H domain-containing nucleic acid-binding protein, with protein sequence MSQTDTTEVDVQALEQEGEIAADYIEGLLDIGDYDGDIDMDVEGERAMVAVVGASLDELVGKRGEVLEALQELTRLAVHRQTGNRTRLMLDIGGYRERRRAELTKLGTDVADEVKQAGESKPLAPMTPFERKIVHDAVAAAGLRSESEGEEPDRYVVVYPA
- the yidC gene encoding membrane protein insertase YidC, whose translation is MLDWLYEIVSQLIVWIHTGLSTVVPKDSGWAWGGSIILLTVLLRLILVPLFVKQIHASRKMQELNPKVQALRKKYKNDKQRLNQEVMKLYQENGANPLSGCLPLLVQMPIFIGLFQTLKRISDAKPGESVFAVSSDLVASAQHANIFGAHIPDTFLNAWGADPKSWTAIIVTGIAVVISSCTTFFTVRASMKRQPVTDDANPMMQAQKMMVFLAPLFGLFGLGFPLGVLMYWVTSNSWTLAQQHYIYKKYPPPSTDGEAATTTGTAKSGTKAGTKAGTKAGTKPGTKTAGSRAAAAKNGQSPSGAKAKARLKKEPEADPEPEDKPKVVRNQPTRKPRSKRSGTQKR